The region CCAGCCTGGCAGTAGAGCGGTCAGCGATGTAGACGTGGCCTCGTAAGGATACTGATCCGCCCACACATCCACCCCTTGGGAACGGGCCTCATCGAGCCTGGCCAGCGCCGCCCGCCCCTGCCCCCAGTAGGGCTGGCCGATGGCCTTGAGGTGAGAGATCAACACCCGCGCTCCGCTGGAAGCGGCAATCGACACGGCTTCTTCCACCGCCGCCGGCAAAGTCTTGCTCTCGCCGCGGATATGGCTGGCGTATACCGCCCCGTTAGCAGCCAGCACGCCGGCCAGTTCGGCAAGCTCCGCCGTGGCCGCGAAACTGCCGGGAGGATAGATTAACCCCGTCGACATCCCCCACGCTCCCTGCTTGAGCGACCTTGATAGCAGCGTTTTCATCTCATCCATTTCGGCCGCGGTCGGCACCCGGTCGTCTGACCCCATTACCGCTATTCTTAGAGCCCCGTGCGCCACCATGGGAGCAAGGTTGCGCCCCGGCCCGATCCTTTCTACTGCGCTGGCGTAACCGTCCATATCTTCCCAATCGATCCCTCCCGGCGGCAACTCCCCCTCCATCGTCGCCAGGTATGTCTCCAGCTCGCGCCGGCGCCTCCCGGCGCCGACAGGGAAGAGACCGATACCGCAGTTGCCCATCACCTCGGTCGTCACGCCCTGCATCACCTTGCTAGGGCCGAGCGGCGCGTGGAAAACCGTACGATCACTGTGAGTATGACTGTCTATAAAGCCTGGGGCCACAACCAGGCCGTCGGCGTCAATGACCTTAGCGCCGGCGGCCGAAAGCTGCGGCCCCATCGCGACAATCTTCCCCTCCGCCAACAGCACATCGGCCCTCGCGCCCGCACGTCCGCTACCGTCCAAAACCAAACCGTCTTTCAAAAGATAATTCACAGCCATTCCCCGCTTTCCTAAAAAATAAAACCAGCAAAACAAGCCCACCCCCATTGGTAGATGGCTGTCTTGCTGGATTTCACCTGCGTAAGGCAAATGAAGCAGCGTCAATATTGAACTGTAACTATAAATTAGCAAAAAAACCGGAAACTGTCAACACTTTAGCGCTTGCGCTGAAAATCTTCCTGCCGGGTCAGGTGATCGCCTCTCAGCCCTTGCTTATAAAGACGGTAGCGGCGCTGAGCCTCCTTGAAGGCCACAATAATCGCCTTCTGCGAAGCCCCGAAATAGCGGTTCTCGATCTCACTGCGGATCGCCTCCCCGTCAGTGAGCATGTTTCGCCCCTTGAACAGACTGTCGAGAAAATCATACGTGCTCTTCATCATAACGGAGCTGCCGCAGCTTTCGATAACATCGGTGTCGCGGTCGATCACTAAACCGAGCATGAACCGACCATACTGCTGGGTGATGGGATTACTCATCTGCGATTTGGAGTCACCGATAATGTAGACGGTATTGGGAGAATACATACCGCGGCCCCTCCTCCGGAAGATTATGCTACCCATTCGCCGCCGGCCGCGTTTCTCCTTCCCGGCATAAAAAAAAGCCGCCCCCGAAGGAACGGCTGGGGAAACATTGTCTGCCGCAAACTCAGACCTCTGCCGTCAGCAGCGACTCAGCCATGCCGTCAAGCTCGCCGGCCAACTCGCCGATCTGCTCGGTTTCTTTGGCAACATGAGTAATAGCGCCGGCCACTTGGGTAATAACTTCCTTAACCTCGTGCATCTGGCGGTAATTATCCTCGCTATCCGCCTGCACCGTGCGGATGATCCCCTCAATACGCTTGACGGAGTTCCCGCTCGTGGCCGCCAACTTGCGGATCTCTTCCGCAACCACGCCGAACCCGCGGCCCTGCTCCCCGACTCTCGCCGCCTCGATTGCCGCGTTGAGCCCCAGAAGATTGGTTTGCGCCGTAATATCCTTAATAACCTGCAGTACCTCGTCAGTCTCCCTCACCCGGGCGGCCGACACGGCAGCGGTTTGGGCCACCGTCCCGCTGATATCGGCGATCTGTTGCGTCTGCGCCGATATTTCCTCCGCGGTCCCCGCCAAAGTGCTTATACTGTCGGTCAGCTTATCCGCCATCTCTTTCAGGCGTTCCTGCCTGTCCACCGGTTCCGCCACCGAAATCGCGCCGATAGCTTCCCCTTGGCTGTTGCGAATTGGATAGGCATAGGCGATATAAGGCACCCCAAACAAGGATTTATCGCCCCGGACCACGAACCGGCCGTTCTCGGCCACCGCCTTCGCCACCGACGTTCCCGGTTTCAAAGGAGTGCCGGGTGTGATATTAAGATTTATTTTTGCGCTCGGCTTAGCCACGAGATACTTTTCCTTGTCGGTAACAGCAACGCAAAAATCGTTGGGCAACAGGTCGGTCAATATCGGCGCTACTGTCAGATAATGGGCCAAATACTCTTCATCGGCCATAACCATTGCTTCCTATTCCTCCTTCCGACCGGGCGCCAGCCGCAGCCGGCCGCATCGGCCGCCAGCCGTTAGAAAGCCTGCCTCACGGCAGGCTTTCTAACGTGATGAACTTCTACATCATAATTTTCGGCAGGATTAGGAGACCGGCGGTGACGATTACCAGCCAGAACACGCAGATGAAGGCCATGAAACCCCAGACTTCCTTCAGCTTCATGCCCACGAGCGCCAGAGCGGGGATGACGTACAGCGGCTGGATGAGGTTGGTCACCTCGTCGCCGTGGACGAAAGCGTTCATTACCAGCGGGATGTTGGCGTTCAGAGCCTTCGCGGCCTCCATGAGGATCGGCCCCTGGACGATCCACTGGCCGCCCTGGGACGGGATGAACAGATTGGCGAACGCCGCCGAGAAGAACGACCACGCGTAAATAGTATCCGCGGTCGCCACCTTGATTAGCAGACCGGCGATGACCTTGGCGAGACCGGACGAGGTCATCATGCCCATGATGCCGCCATAGAACGGGAATTGCAGCATAACTTCGGCCGCCGGACGCATCATGTCTTTGAAAGCGGTAACGAATTTGCTGGGGGTGTTGTAAAGGAAAGTGTTCAACGTCAGGAACATGAAGATAACGAAGTTGAAATTGAGCGACTTAATTATGCCCTTGGTCATAAAACTGTCAATGATGACCGCCAGTCCGGCCAAACCGATGAGCAGCATCAGCACGCGGCTGCTGTTCATCTTGTCTGCCAGCGTTTCCTGCTCGTCCCTGGCGACAGTTGCGGCGATGGCCGGCTCTTCTTTAGGTTGATAGGTTATCAATTCGTTGGCAGGCGGCTTCGTGTATACGCCCAGCAGTATGACCGTGACAACCATCACGAAAAACAGCACCGTATTGATCGGGTTGTAAACCGTCACATCCTGGGTCCAGATGCCGATGGCTTTCTCCATGAAGTGCCCCTTGGTCGCCACCAGGGCGTACACACTCGCACTCGGGCACCAGGTCTGGCCAAGCACCATGGTGGTGTAACCGGCCGCGATCGCCAGCGGGAAGTGCAGGCCCTTGACGTTGCGCGACAACTGCATCGCGAAGATCGGCGTGAGGATGGATGAAAATGCCCAGTTGATCAAACTGGAAACAAAGCCGAAGACAAGCATGACCACCATGGCCACCGACGCCGAACTCGGCATCCTGGCCACCCGGGCGAGAAACCTCTCGACCAGCGGCGCCTTGGCCGCCGCCCCGCAGCAGATGACCATGAACGACATCTGGAACGCGAAGCCGATCATCGTCCACAGGCCGTTATACCAGCCAAGCACCAGCTTCAGAGGTCCGCCGTCGCTCACCACCAGGCCAAAGACAAAAGCCAGCAAGGTGAGAATGACGCAGAACACGAAAGAATCGGGGATGTACCGGTCGGCAGCGAACTGGAACGCCCTGGATATCCTCCACAGCATAGAATCAGCCCTCCCTAAACATTATAAATTCCGGGAATTACACATAAAATTCCGAAGCCTTCAACTGATGAATAAGTTTCTTCATAAACTTCTTTCTGATCGCGGGAATCTCATCCTGCTTATAAGTATAAAATCCCTCGCCCGTCTTGATGCCCAGCTTCCCCTCCTTCACTTTTTCACGCAGCAGCCTGTTGGCTTCCTGCGAGTTATCCATCACCTTCAGCAGGTTATCGCCTACCACGCACCAGATGTCGAGGCCGCCGAAATCGGCCACCTCCAGTTGCCCCGTGGTGGCATAGCGGAACGCCGGCCCAAACTTGAGCGCCTTATCGACGTCGGCCGGTTCGGCTATCCCCTGCTCGATGATCGAAAACGCCTCCCTCGCGACACCCTGCTGGATGCGGTTGGCCACCAGCCCGGGCACATCCTTGAGAACCTTGACCGTCTGCTTCTTGATCGACTTGTACAAAGCCTCGACTTCCTGATAGATTTCCGCCGGCATATTGCCGAAAAAGGACAGCTCGGCGATCGGCATCAGATGGCCGGGATTGTACCAGTGGCAGACCATCATCCGTTTCTTGCGTTCCTCGCCGACGAACGCCATCATTTCGTTCAGCGCCAGGCTGGAAGTGTTGCTGGCGATAATGGCCTCAGGCTTGCAGTATTCGTCCAGCTGCTTGAACAGTTTCTGCTTGAGTTCGATGATCTCGGGGGCAGCTTCGATGATGTAATCGCGGTCGGAAACCGCCGCCTTAAGATCGGTGCATGGCTTTATCCTGTCGAGGGTGGCCTCCACCTCGGCCGCGGCGATGAACTCCTCCTCGGCAAGCAGCTCAAGCTCTTGCCGGATCTGCTCCTTCGCCTTGGCCAACACTTGCTCGCCGGTATCGAACATATTCACATCATAGCCGTAAAGCGCAAACGACTCGGCGATAGCGTGCCCCATCGTTCCCGCGCCCACGACGCCGATTTTCCTTATCATAACAGGCCACCTACTTTCTGAGATTGAGAATGGTCCTTGCGTCGTCGGCTGTCGCTACTTCCTTGTTGGCCTCCTTGATCAGGCGGACGGCCCGTTCCACGAATTCGGCGTTGGACTTGGCCAGCCGGTCCTTGGCATAAAGCACGTTGTCCTCCATCCCCACCCGTACATGACCACCGAGGGCGATCGCCGCGTATAAGATGGGAATATGGCCGGCGCCGATGCCGAATGCGGACCAGGTCGAACCGGAAGGAAGCAGGCTCTTGAGATACACCAGGTTCTCCACCGTCGCCGCCGTGCCGCCGGCCGCCCCCAACACGAACTGGTAATGACCCGGCGAGGCTATTACGCCCTTCTTCATGTAATACACGGCGTTGTACAGCATGCCGGCGTCAAAAACCTCGATTTCCGGCTTCACCCCGATTTCGGTCATCGTCCTGCCCAGCTTTTCGAGAAACTGGGGATGATTGATGAACAGGCTGCTGTGCATCCAGTTCATCGACCCGGCGTCATAAGACGCCATCTCCGGCTTCAGCTCGATAAGATGGGCCATCCGCGTCTCGTCGGTGGCGTTTAGGTCGCCCGACGTAGTAAGATTGAGGACGATATCGCACTTCTCGCGGATCAGACCGACCGTTTCGGCAAATTTCTCCTTGCTCATCGTCCCCTTGCCTTCGTCGTCGCGCATGTGAAGGTGGGCGACAGCCGCCCCCGCCTTCCAGCACTCGTATACGTCGGCGGCGATTTCCTTCGGCGTCATGGGAACGTTGGGGTTGTGCTCCTTTGTGGGCCAGGCGCCGGTAGGCGCGACAGTCACGATCACTTTTTGCATCCTTGTCACCTCGAAGTATTATTTGGGTTCGCCCCTAACATATAGCAACAACCGTGCCAAGAGCACAAACCGCGCTGCACCGGCCTTGTTGAAAACAAAAACCGGGAGGGCGATGAAATTTTTCATCGCCCTCCCGGTGGGAATAATGCAAAATATCTGAAAAATAACCCTATTGAAGGTGATGACAATTAGCATCAGAAGTGATGCTAATTGTCATCACCCAGCTTCAGGCCGAATTTCTTCGCCTTCTTGACAATCGTCGACTGATCGACCTTCAGCACCTTGGCAGCCTTACGGGTACTGCCATAGAGGCCCAGCACCCTTTCCAACGTCTTTTTTTCGATATTCGCCACTATTTCTTTAAGGCCCGCTTCCCTGGTCATCGGCTCGCCGCTGCCAGGATAAACGTTCAGCAGGGGGGCGAGCTGTTCCCCGCCGATTACCGCCGCCGGCTCGGCCACGATCACCAGCCGCTCGACGATATTCTGCAGCTCGCGGATATTACCCGGCCAAGAATAATGCTTCATTATTTCCAATCCCGCATCTTCGATGACCGTAACCTTGCCGTATTTCGCGTTGTAAAGCGCGAGAAAGTGCTCGGCGAGCGGTTCCACGTCCTCCGCTCGCGCCCGCAGCGGCGGGATGACGATCGGAAACACGTTCAGGCGGTAATAAAGATCCTCCCTGAACCGCCCCTGCGTCACCAGCGACCGCAAATCGCAATTAGTCGCCGCGAGTATCCTGACATCCAGCTTGAACGGCCTCGTGCCGCCGATCCTGGTAATCTCCTTGTGTTGAATCACCCGCAGCAGCTTCGACTGCAGCTCCAGCGGCATATCGCCGATCTCGTCGAGCAGCAGCGTCCCCTTGTCAGCAAGCTCGAACAACCCCAGCCTGCCGGTGCCAGCCGCGCCGGTGAAAGCGCCCTTCTCATACCCGAACAGCTCGGCTTCCAGCAGATTTGCGGGGATGGCCGCGCAGTTCACCTTTATGAACGGTCCTTTATTGCGCGGGCTGTTCGTATAAATCTCGTTGGCGACGACCTCCTTACCCACCCCCGTTTCGCCGGCGATCAGCACGGTGACGTCAAGGGGCGCCACCTGGCGGATCGCCTCGATGACCTTTGCCGTTCCCTCGCTGCGGCCGATAAGACTCATGTTGAGGTTCTGCCGCCGCAGATGCTCAATCTCCATGATACTCTTGGCCTTGTCAGCCTCGACGGCCTTCATCTTTTCCTGCGAGGCGTCCAGCTCGGCCTTCATCGTCAGCAGGTCGGTTATCTCGCGGTCAATAACCACAACGTTCTTGACATTTTCCTCCGCGTCAAAAACCGGAATGCCGGTTATTAGCATCTTTCGGCCGCTGCGCAGGCTCACGCCCACCGAGTTGACCCGCTTTTTCAGTCTGATTACCTCCGGGGTCACGGCATTTTTATAAAGGCCGGCAGCCTCGCATTCCTCCACATACCTGCCGACGACCTCCTCCGGCGCGATACCGGTTATCCGCGTGTAGGCTTTGTTGACGTACAGCGTCTTACCCGCTCCGTCGGCGATGTAGATGCCGTCGTAAACATGGTCGCCGAGCTCGCGGAAGTCGAACTCCGCCGTGCGGCGTAACTCTTCGAGGACCTTGCCCAATCCCGCTGCCACTTGTTCGCTCTCGCACCGTTCGCAGCCGCCGGCGGCGACCCTGGCGATCAGCTCCTCCAGAAACGCCTGGGCCGTAAACTTGTCCCGTCCGCCCACATCGCCACCCCCCTCTACCCCCACTATAAAGCAAGAAGCGTGCCGGCACAACAGGAAAAAAGAAAGCCGCCCCGCGGGGCGGCCTTATGTTTATACGCTGTAATTGGGGGCTTCCTTGGTGATGCTGATGTCGTGGGGATGGCTCTCTTTCAGGCCGGCCCCGGTAACTCTCACGAAGCGGGTCTTGGTGATGAGTTCTTCGATACTCTGCACGCCGCAGTAGCCCATCCCGGCCCGCAGGCCGCCCACCATCTGGTACAGCGTGTCGGCCACCGCCCCTTTGTACGGGATGCGGCCCTCGATCCCCTCAGGCACCAATTTCTCCATATTCTCCTGGAAGTAACGGTCCTTGCTGCCCTCGACCATCGCGCCCAGGGAGCCCATGCCACGGTAGATCTTATAGCTGCGGCCCTGATAGATGATCGTCTCCCCGGGGCTCTCTTCCGTACCGGCCAGCAAGTTGCCGATCATGACCACGCTCGCCCCGGCGGCGATCGCCTTGGTGATATCGCCCGAATACTTGATGCCGCCGTCGGCAATTACCGGCACGCCGTGCGGCCGTGCCGCCGTGGCGCAATCATACACCGCCGTGATCTGCGGCACGCCGATGCCGGCGATAACCCTGGTCGTGCAGATCGAGCCGGGACCCATGCCCACTTTAATCGCGTCCGCCCCCGCCTCGATAAGATCGCGGGTCGCGGCGCCGGTCGCCACGTTGCCGGCCATTAAATCGACCTCGGGATAATGGCTCTTGATATACTTGACAGCCTCGATCACCCCGCGCGAATGGCCGTGGGCGGTATCGACCACCAGCACATCCACCTTCGCCTTCACCAGCGCGACCACGCGGTCGGGCATGTCCTCACCCACCCCGACGGCCGCCGCCACCCGCAGGCGGCCCTTGGCGTCCTTGGCCGAATTCGGGTACTTCTGCGCCTTCTCGATATCCTTGATGGTGATAAGGCCCTTGAGAAAGCCCTGAGCGTCCACCAGCGGCAACTTTTCGATGCGGTGCTGGCGGAGCAGCTCCTTAGCCTCCTCCAGCGACGTGCCCACCGGGGCGGTGATCAGGTTCTCCTGCGTCATGCACTCCTGAATTTTCCTGGTCAGATCGGTCTCGAACCTAAGATCGCGGTTGGTGAGGATGCCGACCAGCCGGCCGCCCTCGACGGTAATCGGCACCCCGGAGATGCGGTAACGCTCCATAAGGTCGTGGGCGTCCTGGAGAGTGTTGTCCGGCGCCAGGAAAATCGGATCGACGATGATGCCGTGCTCCGATCGCTTGACCTTGTCGATCTCATTGGCCTGGCGTTCAATGGACAAATTCTTGTGGATGACACCGAGGCCGCCTTCCCGTGCCATGGCGATCGCCATGCGCGCCTCGGTCACCGTGTCCATGCCTGCGCTGATAATAGGGATATTAAGTTTGACATTCCTGGTGAGATAGGTTGCTACATCGACATCCCGGGGCAAAATCTCCGAGCGGTTGGGAACGAGGAGGACATCGTCGAAGGTTAAGCCTTCCGGGCCGAACTTGTCGTCGAACATTGCGGATTACTCCTTTCAGCGGTTGTCTACACGTATTTTGAATATAATACCATAACTCACCGGACGAATCCACCTTTTTTGTCCCCTGCGGCGAAAAATTCCCCGCCGCCGTTCGCGCCACGGATACAAACTATTTTCCGGTCCCACACTAAACTTATCATGCTCACCCGGAGGTGCAAAAATGCTGGCAATCCGCGGCGCAACTGTTCACACCGTCAGTCGCGGCACCCTGGAAGGCGCCGTAATCCTGCTGGCCAACGGCAAAATCGTCGCCGTCGACCGGCACCTTCCCATCCCTGCCGACGCGCGCATCCTCGAAGCCGCCGGCAAAGTCGTCACCCCTGGACTCATCGACTGCCACACCCACCTTGGCATCGCCGAGGAAGGGGTTGGGGACGCCCATGTCGACAAAAACGAAACCGCCGACCCGGTCTGCCCCCACCTACGCGCCCTCGACGCCGTCAATCCCGAGGACGAAGGATTGGAAGACGCCGTCGGCGGCGGCGTTACCTCCATCATCGTCACCCCCGGCAGCGAAAACGTCATCGGCGGCCAGAGCATCGCCATCAAAACCCGCGGCCGCGTCATCGACGACATGGTTCTCCGTCAGCCGGCAGGCGTCAAAATCGCCTTCGGCGAAAACCCCATCAAAATGTACGGCGGCAAAGGCAAAGCCCCCTCCACTCGCATGACCGTCGCCGGCCTTATCCGCGAAAACCTCGTCGCCGCCCGTGACTACGCGCAAAAGCCGCCAGCCGGGCGTGATCTTCGGCTGGAAACACTCGCCCGGGTATTAAACGGCGAAATCCCCCTCAGAGCCCACGCCCACGCTGCCGACGACATCGCCACCGCCCTCAGAATCGCCGCCGAATTCAACCTGCGGCTGACCCTCGAACACGCCACCGCCGGCCACAAAATCGCCGACCTTATCGCCGCCCGCGGCGTCCCCGCCGCCGTCGGCCCCTCCATCACCGCCCGCGTCAAAGTCGAGCTCCGCGACCGCACCTACCGCACGCCCGCCATCCTCCACGCCGCCGGCGTTAAAATAGCCCTCATCACCGACCATCCCTTCCTGCCGATCGGCGGCCTGCGTCTCGAAGCCGCCCTCGCCATCCGCGAAGGGCTGCCGGCTGCCGCCGCCCTGCGGGCCATAACCCTCAGCGCCGCGGAAATAATCGGCGTCGCCGACCGCGTTGGCAGCCTCGACGCAGGCAAAGACGCCGACCTCGTCATCTTCGGCGGCGACCCCTTCGCCGTCGCCACCAAAATAGAACAGGTGTTCATCGACGGCCAACCGGTTTACGGCCGTTGACGAACACCTACAACATATACTCCCCGTCCAGGCAGCGCCGCCAGTCCGCTAGCGCCCTGGCCAGCTCGCCCGCGGCCAACACCGGCGCGGCCAGCATACCGGCCGCCTGCAAAGGAGCGACACACACCCGCCCCCCCCAGTCGGCCTCAGGAGCATAACCTTCCAAACCGCGCCCCGCAACAAACTCGCCCGCGCACCGCCAGTGCATCAGCCAAGAGTCCGGGCCGTCCGCCAGCTGCCACACGACCGGCCGGCGCTTGAACTGGGCGACATGACGCGGAAAGAACCCGCGCTCCAGCCAGCGGTCGAGTGCGACGCCGGTTACGGCGGCGAAATCGGCGGCAAATCCGGCTGGAACGCACCTCTGCGCGACAAGTTCATCAAGCGCCGCCCGCACCGCCGGGATGGCCATTATGCCGGGGTCGGCGGCCGCCGCCTGCTCCGGCCAGGCATGGCCATGCAGCGTCAGCACCGCCGCGCTGACGAAATCCAGCGCCATTTCCTTCTCCAGCGGCGGACACCGCCAGCCCTCCTCCACGATCCCCTCACATAAAAGATTATATACTGTTAGGGGATGCAATCTTATAAATGCCACTAATTTTATGAAGAATTCCTCCGGCAACTGGCCGCGCTTCGGACCCTCCCGGTACAAAAGGCTCAGTCGCTCTTTCAGGACTGCCAGTTCTTCGCCGCCGCACTGGCGGACACTGGCCGGCCCCGGCAGCCTGTCGTCCGCCAGCTCCGGCGGCAGCGTCTCGTACCCGGCCAGCGCCGGCCACTCGTCCGGAAAGCCTCCGAGCTCTTCAGTCAGCGCCGCCGCCTCGGCCGGCGGCAGGGCTAACGCAGCCGCCAGCAGTCGGTCGACGGCGGCTGCGGCCAACACCTGCCTCAGGGCCGCCAGCCATAGCCGGACCGCCCGTTGCGCCAGCGTGGCCGAGAGCGGCAGGAACTCCGCCGGCGCGAAGCGGTAACCCCGGTCGGTCGGCTCCAGCGTCCGCAGTTCGTCCGCCGCCGCCGCCGCCACCAGCGCCAGCCGGCCGATCTCTTGCCGAGTTGTCGCCGACACGGCCGGCAAAGGCAGTCGCTGGAGATCGACAGGCTGATAATTGACCGTCGGGTTGAACACCTTCAGCAGCCCCTGACAGAGCTTGGCGTTAAGAAGGCCGAGCAGAAAAGGCGTTTCCTGCGGGTCGTGAGCGAAAACGCAGCTGGCGGCCATATCGGTCATGCAGCCGGCCGGCAGCAGCTTGGCCGTGAAAGCCTTGCTGCTCACCAGTCCGTACGCCAGCCCCTCACGGAACCAGTACTTCGTGTTGGGAAGCTGAGCGGAATAATAGCTCCCGTAATATCGCCGCGCGCCCTCCGTCCAGCGCACGTAATGAGCCGCCCGGCGCGCGTAGCGGAACCCGCTCGCCTCCTTTTCGTACGGTACCCACCCGTCCGCCGCGCCGTCCGGGCCCCAAATCTCCCACCAGCGTCGTACGAACCGCGCGTTGTCCGCCGTCTTCATCCCCAGCACGACATCGGCGGCCTCCTTTAGCGGCCGCGCTTCCGTCAGCGCCGCCCGCAGCCCGTCCCCCAGCCAGTAGGCCAACGGCCTCCCGGGCAAGGCGGTCGCCTCGGCAACCGTGCGAACGAACACCTCCGGCCGGCGCTCGCCGGCGTTATGCCCCCGCACCGCCTCCGCCAGCGCCTCGGCCTTTCGCGGCGCCGCCAACAGCTTGATATAAACGCCTTTTTCGGCTGCGGCCCCGTTTACGGCCAGCACGAACAGCGCCGCATCCACCACCGCATCGGCGAAGGCCCCCAGCCCCAGGTGGGCCAACGTGCGAATCGCCGCCTGGCCGAAAACTTCGCCGCGCAACTTCGCGTAACTTTGGAGGTAAAGAAAAGACTGCGGCGTAACCATCGCCACGCACTCCTCCGCCAGCGCCAGGCAACGCGTAATGAAAGCCGCGTAAAGATTGCCGGCGGCGACGGGGTAATGCCGCCGCAGATACGCCCGGACCGTTGAGGCGTAATCGCGCTTGTCCAAATAAGGCGGATTAGTCAGCACCACCGCGTAGCGGCGGCCCAGCAGCCGGCCGAGCGCCCCTGCGGCGTCCGCCGCCGTCAGCAACGACCCCAGTCCGCCGTCCCGCTCGTCAGC is a window of Selenomonadales bacterium 4137-cl DNA encoding:
- a CDS encoding D-aminoacylase yields the protein MAVNYLLKDGLVLDGSGRAGARADVLLAEGKIVAMGPQLSAAGAKVIDADGLVVAPGFIDSHTHSDRTVFHAPLGPSKVMQGVTTEVMGNCGIGLFPVGAGRRRRELETYLATMEGELPPGGIDWEDMDGYASAVERIGPGRNLAPMVAHGALRIAVMGSDDRVPTAAEMDEMKTLLSRSLKQGAWGMSTGLIYPPGSFAATAELAELAGVLAANGAVYASHIRGESKTLPAAVEEAVSIAASSGARVLISHLKAIGQPYWGQGRAALARLDEARSQGVDVWADQYPYEATSTSLTALLPGWVQDGGTEAMLWRLADADLHSRIRQAVREEMTVRGGPERVRIASLRTGANGKYVGRSIAELAWDRLLAPEDAVVALLKEEGGAVEAIYFSLSSEDLEGIIVSDFVAVGSDGSGLDPAKDGGKMVHPRNYGTFPRVLGRYVREQGLLSLEAAVRKMTALPAAIFGIRGRGLLQPGYNADIVAFDPGRIRDRADFADPHRYPEGIEHVFVNGVPAVAAGRLTGDGRGEVLRRRG
- a CDS encoding DUF3870 domain-containing protein — its product is MYSPNTVYIIGDSKSQMSNPITQQYGRFMLGLVIDRDTDVIESCGSSVMMKSTYDFLDSLFKGRNMLTDGEAIRSEIENRYFGASQKAIIVAFKEAQRRYRLYKQGLRGDHLTRQEDFQRKR
- a CDS encoding methyl-accepting chemotaxis protein yields the protein MVMADEEYLAHYLTVAPILTDLLPNDFCVAVTDKEKYLVAKPSAKINLNITPGTPLKPGTSVAKAVAENGRFVVRGDKSLFGVPYIAYAYPIRNSQGEAIGAISVAEPVDRQERLKEMADKLTDSISTLAGTAEEISAQTQQIADISGTVAQTAAVSAARVRETDEVLQVIKDITAQTNLLGLNAAIEAARVGEQGRGFGVVAEEIRKLAATSGNSVKRIEGIIRTVQADSEDNYRQMHEVKEVITQVAGAITHVAKETEQIGELAGELDGMAESLLTAEV
- a CDS encoding TIGR00366 family protein gives rise to the protein MLWRISRAFQFAADRYIPDSFVFCVILTLLAFVFGLVVSDGGPLKLVLGWYNGLWTMIGFAFQMSFMVICCGAAAKAPLVERFLARVARMPSSASVAMVVMLVFGFVSSLINWAFSSILTPIFAMQLSRNVKGLHFPLAIAAGYTTMVLGQTWCPSASVYALVATKGHFMEKAIGIWTQDVTVYNPINTVLFFVMVVTVILLGVYTKPPANELITYQPKEEPAIAATVARDEQETLADKMNSSRVLMLLIGLAGLAVIIDSFMTKGIIKSLNFNFVIFMFLTLNTFLYNTPSKFVTAFKDMMRPAAEVMLQFPFYGGIMGMMTSSGLAKVIAGLLIKVATADTIYAWSFFSAAFANLFIPSQGGQWIVQGPILMEAAKALNANIPLVMNAFVHGDEVTNLIQPLYVIPALALVGMKLKEVWGFMAFICVFWLVIVTAGLLILPKIMM
- a CDS encoding 3-hydroxyacyl-CoA dehydrogenase family protein, encoding MIRKIGVVGAGTMGHAIAESFALYGYDVNMFDTGEQVLAKAKEQIRQELELLAEEEFIAAAEVEATLDRIKPCTDLKAAVSDRDYIIEAAPEIIELKQKLFKQLDEYCKPEAIIASNTSSLALNEMMAFVGEERKKRMMVCHWYNPGHLMPIAELSFFGNMPAEIYQEVEALYKSIKKQTVKVLKDVPGLVANRIQQGVAREAFSIIEQGIAEPADVDKALKFGPAFRYATTGQLEVADFGGLDIWCVVGDNLLKVMDNSQEANRLLREKVKEGKLGIKTGEGFYTYKQDEIPAIRKKFMKKLIHQLKASEFYV
- a CDS encoding 3-keto-5-aminohexanoate cleavage protein; this translates as MQKVIVTVAPTGAWPTKEHNPNVPMTPKEIAADVYECWKAGAAVAHLHMRDDEGKGTMSKEKFAETVGLIREKCDIVLNLTTSGDLNATDETRMAHLIELKPEMASYDAGSMNWMHSSLFINHPQFLEKLGRTMTEIGVKPEIEVFDAGMLYNAVYYMKKGVIASPGHYQFVLGAAGGTAATVENLVYLKSLLPSGSTWSAFGIGAGHIPILYAAIALGGHVRVGMEDNVLYAKDRLAKSNAEFVERAVRLIKEANKEVATADDARTILNLRK
- a CDS encoding sigma 54-interacting transcriptional regulator, yielding MGGRDKFTAQAFLEELIARVAAGGCERCESEQVAAGLGKVLEELRRTAEFDFRELGDHVYDGIYIADGAGKTLYVNKAYTRITGIAPEEVVGRYVEECEAAGLYKNAVTPEVIRLKKRVNSVGVSLRSGRKMLITGIPVFDAEENVKNVVVIDREITDLLTMKAELDASQEKMKAVEADKAKSIMEIEHLRRQNLNMSLIGRSEGTAKVIEAIRQVAPLDVTVLIAGETGVGKEVVANEIYTNSPRNKGPFIKVNCAAIPANLLEAELFGYEKGAFTGAAGTGRLGLFELADKGTLLLDEIGDMPLELQSKLLRVIQHKEITRIGGTRPFKLDVRILAATNCDLRSLVTQGRFREDLYYRLNVFPIVIPPLRARAEDVEPLAEHFLALYNAKYGKVTVIEDAGLEIMKHYSWPGNIRELQNIVERLVIVAEPAAVIGGEQLAPLLNVYPGSGEPMTREAGLKEIVANIEKKTLERVLGLYGSTRKAAKVLKVDQSTIVKKAKKFGLKLGDDN
- the guaB gene encoding IMP dehydrogenase — encoded protein: MFDDKFGPEGLTFDDVLLVPNRSEILPRDVDVATYLTRNVKLNIPIISAGMDTVTEARMAIAMAREGGLGVIHKNLSIERQANEIDKVKRSEHGIIVDPIFLAPDNTLQDAHDLMERYRISGVPITVEGGRLVGILTNRDLRFETDLTRKIQECMTQENLITAPVGTSLEEAKELLRQHRIEKLPLVDAQGFLKGLITIKDIEKAQKYPNSAKDAKGRLRVAAAVGVGEDMPDRVVALVKAKVDVLVVDTAHGHSRGVIEAVKYIKSHYPEVDLMAGNVATGAATRDLIEAGADAIKVGMGPGSICTTRVIAGIGVPQITAVYDCATAARPHGVPVIADGGIKYSGDITKAIAAGASVVMIGNLLAGTEESPGETIIYQGRSYKIYRGMGSLGAMVEGSKDRYFQENMEKLVPEGIEGRIPYKGAVADTLYQMVGGLRAGMGYCGVQSIEELITKTRFVRVTGAGLKESHPHDISITKEAPNYSV